A window of Hippoglossus stenolepis isolate QCI-W04-F060 chromosome 18, HSTE1.2, whole genome shotgun sequence contains these coding sequences:
- the mlana gene encoding melanoma antigen recognized by T-cells 1, with protein MRCNRTDGMPRGDFNIYFASSRGGFVRAEEAVGIALLVVILAALLILGCWYFKKRSGYRLIRSPRSGSPGVTRGQYSEAGPSADNKMALTDFGSFRPAVPNAPPAYEKISSGPMPPPYSP; from the exons ATGCGGTGCAATCGTACAGACGGAATGCCTCGTGGAGACTTCAACATCTATTTtgccagcagcagaggaggatttGTCAGAGCTGAGGA GGCTGTGGGCATAGCTCTGCTGGTGGTCATCCTGGCAGCTCTGCTCATCCTGGGCTGCTGGTACTTTAAGAAGAGGAGCGGCTACAGATTAATCAGG AGCCCCAGATCGGGGTCACCAGGTGTCACAAGGGGCCAGTACTCAGAGGCAGGACCTTCCGCAGATAACAAGATGGCTCTCACCGACTTTGGCAGCTTCCGACCTGCG GTTCCTAACGCTCCTCCAGCCTATGAAAAGATTTCCTCGGGCCCAATGCCTCCTCCCTATTCCCCCTGA